The window ACTGATTAACGCGCTACCTACCACGACGCCGTCGGCAATCGCGGCAATGGTTTTCGCGGTATCGGCATCCTTCACCCCAAAACCAACCCCAACCGGCAGCGCTGTATTCTGACGAATCAATTGCAACTTTTCTTCGACATCGGCGGTATCCAGATGACCGGCACCAGTGACGCCTTTCAGGGACACGTAATACAAGTAACCGCTGCCCACCGCATCCATTTTCTGAATCCGTTCAGCAGTTGTGTTGGGCGCCAATAGAAAAATTTGATCGATGCCGCGCTCGCGCAGCATATGAACGCAAGCCTCGGATTCTTCCGGCGGCAAATCCACGGTCAACACACCGTCAACATCGGCGCGTTGCGCGGCATTGGCAAAGTCTTCGTAACCCATGATTTCTATGGGATTTAAATATCCCATCAACACCAACGGGGTGTCCTGATCGGTTTTCCGAAACTCCATCGCCATGCTCAATACTTTTCGCAAGCCGACATGGTGAGATAAAGCCCGCTCGCTGGCGCGTTGGATCACCGGGCCATCGGCCATCGGATCAGAAAAAGGCACTCCCAGCTCGATGACGTCGGCACCAGCCGCCACCATTTCGTGCAGCAAGGGTACGGTAAATTCCGGATACGGATCGCCGGCGGTAATAAACGGAATCAAGGCTTTACGGCCGGAGGCTTTTAATTCGGCAAATTTGTTGGCTAAGCGGCTCATAGACTGATGCCCTCGCGTTGCATAATGGTCTGCATGTCTTTATCGCCGCGTCCGGATAGATTAATAACAATGATTTGATCCTGGCGCATGGTGGGGGCCAGTTTCATCGCGTAAGCCATCGCATGGCTGGATTCCAGCGCCGGGATAATACCTTCCATGCGGGTTAAGGCATGAAAACCCGCCATCGCTTCGTCGTCGGTAATATTCACATACTGAGCGCGGCCGGTATC of the Methylomonas sp. MK1 genome contains:
- the trpA gene encoding tryptophan synthase subunit alpha translates to MSRLANKFAELKASGRKALIPFITAGDPYPEFTVPLLHEMVAAGADVIELGVPFSDPMADGPVIQRASERALSHHVGLRKVLSMAMEFRKTDQDTPLVLMGYLNPIEIMGYEDFANAAQRADVDGVLTVDLPPEESEACVHMLRERGIDQIFLLAPNTTAERIQKMDAVGSGYLYYVSLKGVTGAGHLDTADVEEKLQLIRQNTALPVGVGFGVKDADTAKTIAAIADGVVVGSALISKIEANLDDPQQAKHEIITLLKSMRAAMDV